A stretch of the Archangium violaceum genome encodes the following:
- a CDS encoding alpha/beta hydrolase-fold protein — MKPQPPSRFTFFLLLALTALVGCDPKTPTPTPPSEQTHSDVQFDVTVPPETPVDAVLVLEGSDPGFNGPTGTGLELIFQGGTTFSAKTKLPKDTAITYSIRMTSPDAHVALDAAGVAVPARTVTVHENEEKVEFTVERWGPESGGTGPRTVFIVAVPDSTPPDATIWLAGNQPELGEWNPSGVRLYKAVNSSYATALTFAPGTSLEFKATRGSWDYVEKNALGEDIDNRTYTTGDSFERVSISVAMWGEPPTAVLTGNIKYLKVQSTHAVLKERDVIVWLPPGYEENPDRRYPVLYMHDGQNLMDATTAYAGEWGVDETAQRLVESGMVEPVIIVGVYNATVDRAIEYTQVPDPDPRYSDIKGDQGGKADDYGRFLIEELKPIIDTTYRTKKEAQYTGLAGSSLGGLVSLYLGLHNPGTFTRLGVLSPSVFWGQKDILSRVDALGSKPAQVRIWLDMGTDEATPNSPETVEDAQALRDALVNKGWVLDDDLKYTEVQGGKHNEAAWAARFGDVLQYLYPATP; from the coding sequence ATGAAGCCCCAACCCCCCTCACGGTTCACGTTCTTCCTCCTGCTCGCGCTGACGGCCCTGGTTGGCTGCGATCCCAAAACACCCACCCCGACGCCTCCGAGCGAGCAGACCCACTCCGACGTCCAGTTCGACGTGACGGTGCCGCCCGAGACACCCGTCGACGCCGTCCTGGTGCTCGAGGGGTCGGATCCAGGGTTCAACGGCCCCACCGGAACGGGACTGGAGCTCATCTTCCAGGGCGGCACCACCTTCTCGGCGAAGACGAAGCTGCCCAAGGACACGGCGATCACCTACAGCATCCGGATGACCTCTCCGGACGCGCACGTGGCGCTCGACGCGGCGGGTGTGGCGGTGCCCGCACGGACCGTCACGGTGCACGAGAACGAGGAGAAGGTGGAATTCACCGTGGAGCGCTGGGGGCCGGAGAGCGGCGGCACCGGGCCCCGGACCGTCTTCATCGTCGCGGTCCCGGACAGCACCCCGCCGGACGCCACCATCTGGCTGGCCGGAAACCAGCCCGAGCTGGGTGAGTGGAATCCGTCGGGCGTGAGGCTCTACAAGGCGGTCAACAGCAGCTATGCTACGGCCCTGACTTTCGCGCCGGGTACGTCGCTCGAGTTCAAGGCGACGCGCGGCTCGTGGGACTACGTGGAGAAGAACGCCCTGGGCGAGGACATCGACAACCGCACCTACACGACGGGCGACAGCTTCGAACGCGTCTCCATCTCGGTGGCCATGTGGGGGGAACCGCCCACGGCGGTGCTCACCGGCAACATCAAGTACCTGAAGGTGCAGTCCACCCATGCCGTCCTGAAGGAGCGTGACGTCATCGTCTGGCTGCCGCCGGGCTACGAGGAGAACCCCGATCGCCGCTACCCCGTGCTGTACATGCACGACGGGCAGAACCTGATGGATGCAACCACGGCCTACGCGGGGGAGTGGGGCGTGGACGAGACAGCGCAGCGGCTCGTCGAGTCCGGGATGGTGGAGCCGGTCATCATCGTGGGCGTCTACAACGCCACGGTCGATCGGGCCATCGAGTACACGCAGGTGCCGGACCCGGACCCCAGGTACTCCGACATCAAGGGAGACCAGGGCGGCAAGGCGGATGACTACGGCCGGTTCCTCATCGAGGAGCTGAAGCCGATCATCGACACCACGTACCGCACGAAGAAGGAGGCGCAGTATACGGGCCTGGCGGGCTCGTCGCTGGGCGGCCTCGTGTCGCTCTACCTGGGCCTCCACAACCCGGGCACGTTCACCCGGCTGGGCGTCCTGTCGCCCTCGGTGTTCTGGGGCCAGAAGGACATCCTCTCGCGGGTGGACGCACTGGGCTCGAAGCCCGCGCAGGTGCGCATCTGGCTGGACATGGGCACCGACGAGGCCACCCCCAACAGCCCGGAGACAGTGGAGGACGCGCAGGCGCTGCGCGACGCGCTGGTGAACAAGGGCTGGGTGCTCGACGACGACCTGAAGTACACCGAGGTGCAGGGCGGCAAGCATAACGAGGCGGCCTGGGCCGCGCGCTTCGGCGACGTGCTCCAGTACCTGTACCCCGCCACCCCGTAA
- a CDS encoding zf-TFIIB domain-containing protein, translated as MKCPECKQQMAEKSFEGAQGNDITLDVCHGCRGMWFDRNESLLLSPRGTLRLFQEMHGHQNERRRQFGGHRVVSCPRCDSKLELTHDLAHNNRFHYWRCARRHGHFITFFHFLREKGIARGLNPQELTELRKHVDTLLCSDCGEPVRLANLTACARCEAPVSILDPECVQSTVREAQRVAGSRRDVAPEVAAWLLMSHLGTEAFRRKLKPAETRSDAIPPVELPPPESEEQRGTTSFLDLLGEGIHIVLIALEMFLT; from the coding sequence ATGAAGTGCCCGGAGTGCAAGCAGCAGATGGCCGAGAAATCCTTCGAGGGAGCCCAGGGGAACGACATCACGCTGGACGTGTGCCACGGCTGCCGGGGAATGTGGTTCGACAGGAACGAGAGCCTCCTGCTCTCTCCGCGTGGCACCCTGCGGCTCTTCCAGGAGATGCACGGCCACCAGAACGAGCGCCGCCGCCAGTTCGGAGGCCATCGGGTCGTGTCCTGCCCGCGCTGCGACTCGAAGCTGGAGCTGACGCATGACCTGGCGCACAACAACCGCTTCCACTACTGGCGCTGCGCGCGGAGGCACGGGCACTTCATCACCTTCTTCCACTTCCTGCGCGAGAAGGGCATCGCCCGGGGCCTGAATCCCCAGGAGCTCACCGAGCTGCGCAAGCACGTGGACACCCTGCTGTGCTCGGATTGCGGCGAGCCCGTGCGGCTGGCGAACCTGACCGCCTGCGCTCGCTGCGAGGCGCCCGTGTCCATCCTGGATCCGGAGTGCGTGCAGAGCACGGTGAGGGAAGCGCAGAGGGTGGCGGGCTCGCGCCGGGACGTGGCGCCCGAGGTGGCCGCCTGGCTCCTGATGAGCCATCTGGGGACGGAGGCCTTCCGGCGGAAGCTGAAGCCCGCGGAGACCCGCTCGGATGCCATTCCGCCCGTCGAGCTTCCTCCTCCCGAATCGGAGGAGCAGCGGGGCACGACGTCCTTTTTGGATCTGCTCGGCGAGGGCATCCATATCGTCCTCATCGCACTGGAAATGTTCCTCACCTGA
- a CDS encoding GNAT family N-acetyltransferase, whose product MLFAVGEYRVHRISEEDAPIIRELGERCLEHIELHYGSPPDPSQMIRDLLSDLPPGKTLADKFGMGVFDGAGRLVGGLDVIRDYPEPREWYLGLMVLEPDHRGHGLGAGLLSALTQWLRQREAAYLRLAVSDHNEAGLRFWTRLGFSPVKQVIAEFGNKQSVFHVMRRALEVR is encoded by the coding sequence ATGCTGTTCGCGGTCGGGGAGTACCGGGTGCACCGCATCTCGGAGGAAGACGCGCCGATCATCCGCGAACTGGGCGAGCGCTGCCTGGAGCACATCGAGCTGCACTACGGCTCGCCGCCAGATCCCTCCCAGATGATTCGCGATCTGCTCTCGGACCTGCCTCCCGGCAAGACGCTCGCGGACAAGTTCGGAATGGGCGTCTTCGACGGCGCGGGCCGGCTGGTGGGAGGCCTCGACGTCATCCGGGACTACCCGGAGCCGCGCGAGTGGTACCTGGGCCTGATGGTGTTGGAGCCGGACCATCGCGGCCACGGGCTGGGAGCCGGGCTGCTCTCCGCGCTGACGCAGTGGCTGCGGCAACGCGAGGCCGCGTACCTGCGCCTGGCGGTATCCGATCACAACGAGGCGGGCCTGCGCTTCTGGACGCGCCTGGGCTTCTCGCCCGTGAAGCAGGTCATCGCCGAGTTCGGCAACAAGCAGAGTGTCTTCCACGTCATGCGTCGCGCGTTGGAGGTGCGATGA
- a CDS encoding winged helix-turn-helix domain-containing protein, with translation MPKKTFPPAVTLPLDEARAWLVSHLGLAAPPYPPGAEGVRALLRHLRHIQLDPLDVIGTNADLVALARVEGLSKGDVYRHLYPGHAFEHWAKERCILPASAFPHYRERSLETPWWGLATRLERLPEHVLRAVLEELEAHGPLSASELTDHGAVKPLDWSGWKGTAKATSMALEVLWTRCEIVVCGRGPGGKRYDVPHRALPEVARTHPGYTGEEGFARWALTERVEAAGLLSRASGPHWSTLSPVRTAPLPDTLVREGLLEEVALPGSPRRYLAPAGFRSRPVTAPDDRMRILGPLDPLLWDRALVHQLFGFEYVWEVYKPEEQRRWGWYVCPLLHRGQLVGRLEARVREGVLRVDKLWRKKGVKLDDAALDEALARHARACGVDKVRRPRARVG, from the coding sequence ATGCCGAAGAAGACGTTTCCTCCCGCCGTGACATTGCCCCTCGACGAGGCGCGGGCCTGGCTCGTCAGCCACCTCGGGCTCGCCGCTCCTCCCTACCCACCGGGCGCCGAGGGCGTGCGCGCGCTGCTGCGCCACCTGCGCCACATCCAGTTGGATCCGCTCGACGTCATCGGCACCAACGCGGACCTGGTGGCGCTCGCTCGCGTGGAGGGCCTCTCCAAGGGCGACGTGTACCGCCACCTCTACCCCGGTCACGCCTTCGAGCACTGGGCCAAGGAGCGCTGCATCCTCCCCGCCAGCGCCTTCCCCCACTACCGCGAGCGCTCCCTCGAGACTCCCTGGTGGGGCCTCGCCACTCGCCTCGAGCGTCTGCCCGAGCACGTGCTGCGTGCCGTGCTTGAGGAGCTCGAGGCCCACGGTCCCCTCTCCGCCTCCGAGCTCACCGACCACGGCGCCGTGAAGCCCCTCGACTGGAGCGGGTGGAAGGGCACGGCGAAGGCCACCTCCATGGCGCTCGAGGTGCTGTGGACGCGCTGTGAAATCGTCGTGTGCGGCCGGGGCCCCGGAGGCAAACGCTACGACGTGCCGCACCGGGCCCTTCCCGAGGTGGCTCGCACCCACCCGGGCTACACCGGCGAAGAGGGCTTCGCGCGCTGGGCCCTCACCGAGCGCGTGGAGGCCGCGGGCCTGCTCTCCCGCGCGAGCGGTCCTCACTGGTCCACCCTCTCCCCCGTACGCACCGCGCCGCTGCCGGACACCCTGGTGCGCGAGGGCCTGCTCGAGGAGGTGGCGCTGCCCGGCTCGCCCCGGCGCTACCTGGCTCCCGCGGGTTTCCGCTCACGGCCCGTGACGGCTCCGGATGATCGGATGCGAATCCTCGGCCCCCTGGATCCCCTGCTGTGGGACCGCGCGCTGGTGCATCAGCTCTTCGGCTTCGAGTACGTGTGGGAGGTGTACAAGCCCGAGGAGCAGCGCCGCTGGGGCTGGTACGTGTGTCCGCTCCTGCACCGGGGCCAGCTCGTGGGGCGGCTGGAGGCACGGGTACGGGAGGGCGTGCTGCGTGTGGACAAGTTGTGGAGGAAAAAGGGCGTGAAGCTGGACGACGCGGCGCTCGACGAGGCCCTGGCGCGCCATGCCAGGGCCTGTGGTGTCGACAAGGTGCGAAGGCCCCGGGCCCGGGTGGGCTGA
- a CDS encoding tetratricopeptide repeat protein: MEIMHPSPRELQQMLADARSLKLGSPQQLQLLESIRTHGPAFAPALLISSTAELWGEEDSRPPEAFFDEAERMIHDAVEASGREPSALIGLARFMNTVRDSPQAAEALSREASTRALDVLEEAWAGLIETLGEQEKKDEATRIAERARGVFPQSKQISEACEFARLGK, translated from the coding sequence ATGGAGATCATGCATCCGAGCCCGCGTGAATTGCAGCAGATGCTCGCCGACGCCAGGAGTTTGAAGTTGGGAAGCCCCCAGCAGTTGCAGCTCCTCGAGAGCATCCGGACGCACGGCCCGGCTTTCGCTCCCGCGCTACTGATTTCGAGCACGGCCGAGCTCTGGGGAGAAGAAGATTCCCGCCCACCAGAAGCCTTCTTCGACGAGGCCGAGCGGATGATCCATGACGCCGTCGAGGCATCGGGCAGGGAACCCTCTGCGCTCATTGGACTGGCCCGCTTCATGAACACCGTGCGCGATTCGCCTCAGGCCGCGGAGGCTCTCTCCCGGGAGGCTTCAACGAGGGCGTTGGACGTATTGGAGGAGGCGTGGGCGGGCCTCATCGAGACGCTCGGCGAGCAGGAGAAAAAGGACGAGGCTACACGTATCGCGGAGAGAGCCCGCGGTGTTTTTCCTCAGTCGAAACAAATCTCCGAGGCGTGTGAATTCGCGCGGCTCGGCAAGTAA
- a CDS encoding HEAT repeat domain-containing protein has protein sequence MAMAHTLMDGLSASEFLQGLQEEHSSELAFILAQRQRYLHDAEVEWPDVESLEIRIHRHAEAMRVGGEAALACAREALAGEAWDELAAGVYARVFIGPEDEGIAEVLARMAKLDTVLLPYCTQALMLVQHPQLSERLAALLDSPRESVRAAAVRVIGHRRDSGAGPLLPLLDDVDLEVRAAAALAVSEMGHRPALPILERKMAQAPADEMDVWALAALRLGSSRALHACRQSCHADRPLPPRLPWLLGLAGEAQDFGLLRQLCGRLESMVGSLEALGMLGVPTAVPLLLDHLGHEKPAVKNAAAKALSLMTGAGLTETVQIPDEWSREGDEAEFQQVVQPSTDSSSWRAWWNAHRARLEGASRLRLGQPYSLSLCLEELVHSRTPFDARARAGLELVIRSGQTVGFQPDWPVRRQRQAIEQWRQCMVNQNWK, from the coding sequence ATGGCCATGGCTCACACGTTGATGGATGGCTTGTCCGCCTCGGAGTTCCTCCAGGGACTCCAGGAGGAGCACTCGTCGGAACTGGCCTTCATCCTCGCGCAGCGCCAGCGCTATCTGCACGACGCCGAGGTGGAGTGGCCCGATGTCGAGTCGTTGGAGATTCGCATCCACCGTCATGCGGAGGCGATGCGGGTGGGGGGCGAGGCGGCGCTCGCGTGCGCGCGAGAGGCATTGGCCGGCGAGGCATGGGACGAGCTCGCGGCAGGTGTCTACGCGCGGGTGTTCATCGGCCCTGAGGATGAGGGCATCGCGGAAGTCCTGGCACGCATGGCCAAACTCGATACGGTGTTGCTGCCGTATTGCACCCAGGCCCTCATGCTGGTGCAACACCCGCAGCTCTCCGAGCGTCTCGCCGCCTTGCTGGACTCGCCGCGCGAGTCGGTGCGGGCTGCCGCCGTGCGTGTCATCGGGCACCGCCGCGACAGCGGGGCGGGGCCGCTTCTTCCATTACTTGATGATGTCGACCTGGAGGTCCGCGCCGCCGCGGCGCTCGCTGTATCAGAGATGGGGCACCGGCCCGCCCTCCCCATTCTCGAGCGGAAGATGGCTCAGGCTCCTGCGGACGAAATGGATGTGTGGGCCCTCGCGGCGCTGCGGCTCGGATCATCTCGCGCACTGCACGCCTGCCGCCAGTCCTGTCATGCAGATCGCCCCCTCCCACCGCGGCTGCCCTGGCTCCTCGGTTTGGCCGGGGAGGCCCAGGACTTCGGTTTGCTGCGACAGTTGTGCGGCCGACTGGAGTCGATGGTGGGGAGTCTCGAAGCGCTTGGCATGCTCGGGGTGCCTACGGCCGTGCCGCTTCTGCTCGATCATTTGGGCCACGAGAAACCCGCGGTGAAGAACGCGGCGGCAAAGGCCTTGTCGCTCATGACCGGTGCGGGACTCACGGAGACGGTCCAGATTCCAGATGAGTGGTCCCGGGAGGGTGATGAGGCTGAATTCCAGCAAGTGGTGCAGCCGAGTACTGATTCCTCCTCATGGCGTGCATGGTGGAATGCGCACCGTGCTCGTCTGGAAGGAGCATCGCGGCTGCGGCTTGGTCAGCCATACAGCCTGTCTTTGTGTCTCGAGGAACTAGTCCACTCCCGCACTCCCTTTGACGCTCGGGCGCGTGCAGGGCTGGAGCTTGTCATCCGCTCCGGGCAGACCGTGGGATTCCAGCCAGACTGGCCTGTCCGCCGCCAGCGTCAGGCCATCGAGCAGTGGCGGCAATGCATGGTAAATCAGAACTGGAAGTAG
- a CDS encoding DUF2169 family type VI secretion system accessory protein: MPIIENATAFAARDFLSIDKEGADTLVICLCGSFRLPGPGKPGPEELPLADEQPEPMPEDVYWGDPGTSSLQYEGQSAYFRPGTDIYVNGQAWAPLGRPVKEMLVAVRVGACRKGLQVFGDRVWRRGITGWRSSSPEPFESMPLRYERSFGGPAPREGDRPRAYEERNPLGRGFHPEGRDAVDQPLPNLEEPLRLLSAPTERVPPAGFGAIARAWQPRLAYGGTYDQKWIEQRAPLWPLDFDVRFFQAASPGLVATPWLEGGEPVVLSGLSPDGTFSFHLSRPRLVASAVFRDRTERRRLRLDAVLLEPDERLLRLYWRVAFPAERKFASHEQTLVRELESWEDG; encoded by the coding sequence ATGCCCATCATCGAGAACGCCACCGCTTTCGCGGCCCGGGACTTCCTGTCCATTGACAAGGAGGGCGCGGACACGCTGGTCATCTGCCTCTGTGGCTCGTTCCGCCTTCCTGGGCCTGGAAAGCCAGGACCCGAGGAATTGCCTCTGGCCGATGAGCAACCGGAGCCCATGCCCGAGGACGTGTACTGGGGCGATCCAGGCACCTCCAGCTTGCAGTACGAAGGCCAATCGGCTTACTTCCGGCCTGGCACGGACATCTATGTGAACGGACAGGCCTGGGCGCCACTCGGACGTCCGGTGAAGGAGATGCTGGTGGCGGTCCGGGTGGGTGCCTGCCGCAAGGGTCTCCAGGTATTCGGAGACCGGGTGTGGCGGCGGGGCATCACCGGCTGGCGTTCGTCGTCCCCTGAACCGTTCGAGTCCATGCCGCTACGCTACGAGCGCAGCTTCGGCGGCCCAGCCCCCCGGGAGGGGGATCGCCCTCGTGCATATGAAGAGCGCAACCCACTGGGGCGAGGCTTCCACCCCGAGGGACGAGACGCCGTGGATCAACCACTGCCCAACCTGGAGGAGCCCCTGCGCCTCCTCTCCGCTCCCACGGAGAGGGTGCCGCCCGCGGGCTTCGGGGCCATCGCGCGGGCGTGGCAACCACGCCTGGCATACGGGGGGACCTACGATCAAAAATGGATTGAACAGCGGGCCCCCTTGTGGCCACTCGATTTCGATGTGCGCTTCTTCCAGGCGGCCTCGCCAGGTCTGGTGGCGACTCCCTGGTTGGAAGGAGGAGAGCCGGTGGTCCTGAGCGGACTCTCCCCGGATGGCACGTTCAGCTTCCACCTGTCTCGCCCCCGGCTGGTGGCCAGCGCGGTGTTCCGTGACCGGACCGAGCGCCGGCGCCTGCGCCTGGATGCGGTGCTGCTGGAACCCGACGAGCGGTTGCTCCGGCTGTACTGGCGAGTGGCCTTCCCGGCGGAGCGCAAGTTCGCCAGTCATGAACAGACACTCGTGCGCGAGCTGGAATCATGGGAGGACGGATGA
- a CDS encoding 3-oxoacyl-ACP synthase gives MRPSDMGNQPLAIMNLGLCTPLGLTARTTQAEVAAGTVRMFQTDVADIRGEPVRASVLKPLGAGLPRGERMATMAVTALEDCMRGAPPPGKHPLPVVLGLPEPEGCAPLDGQKLARAVLEAGVAWRLQLADGGLLALGRAAFFQALCWAGEMLESRRYPFVLVGAVDSLCDRESLRMLAARGRTLGGPNRDGIIPGEGAGFVLLARAGGLETRATEARGLVLGCALARDERHFLQSQPPLGHGLTEAFRRLRAHPVAGTRRADFFLSCQPTEVFWGREFTHAYLRNASLLPEPLAGEAIAGSLGDPGAAAGVIQVGMALHARGGWGEARPGPWRTLVYGSSDGGHIGACMVEVHA, from the coding sequence ATGAGACCCTCGGACATGGGAAACCAGCCGCTCGCCATCATGAACCTGGGACTGTGCACGCCCCTGGGGCTCACCGCACGGACCACTCAGGCGGAGGTTGCCGCGGGCACCGTCCGCATGTTCCAGACCGATGTGGCGGACATCCGGGGTGAGCCCGTCCGGGCCTCCGTGCTGAAACCGCTGGGAGCAGGGCTGCCTCGCGGAGAGCGCATGGCCACCATGGCGGTCACGGCTCTCGAGGATTGTATGCGGGGCGCTCCACCACCTGGGAAACACCCGCTCCCCGTGGTGCTGGGGCTTCCGGAGCCGGAGGGTTGCGCGCCTCTGGACGGGCAGAAACTGGCCCGGGCGGTGCTGGAAGCGGGCGTGGCCTGGCGCCTCCAGCTCGCGGACGGGGGATTGCTTGCCCTGGGCAGGGCCGCCTTCTTCCAGGCGTTGTGCTGGGCCGGCGAGATGCTGGAGTCCAGGCGCTATCCGTTCGTCCTCGTGGGCGCAGTGGATTCGCTCTGCGACCGTGAATCCCTGCGGATGCTGGCTGCCCGTGGGCGTACGCTCGGAGGTCCCAACCGGGACGGCATCATCCCCGGCGAGGGGGCGGGCTTCGTGCTGCTGGCGAGAGCGGGCGGGTTGGAAACGCGCGCCACCGAGGCACGAGGTCTGGTGTTGGGCTGCGCGCTCGCCAGGGACGAGCGCCACTTCCTGCAATCCCAACCGCCTCTTGGTCACGGGCTGACCGAGGCCTTCCGGCGGCTGCGTGCCCACCCGGTGGCGGGTACCCGGCGCGCGGATTTCTTCCTCTCATGCCAGCCCACGGAGGTGTTCTGGGGCCGGGAGTTCACGCACGCCTACCTGCGCAACGCCAGCCTGCTGCCCGAACCGTTGGCGGGAGAAGCCATCGCCGGGAGCCTGGGCGACCCGGGAGCGGCGGCGGGCGTCATCCAGGTGGGCATGGCTCTGCATGCCCGGGGCGGCTGGGGTGAAGCCCGGCCGGGCCCCTGGCGGACACTGGTGTATGGAAGCTCGGATGGCGGTCATATTGGTGCATGTATGGTGGAGGTGCACGCATGA
- a CDS encoding DUF4150 domain-containing protein: MSLVFVNGRMALNAGDGQTQTCPVPDVCKTPSPGGPVPVPYVNVARDSDLAKGTKKVSIEGHPVALSNSNLSTSTGDEAGTAGGGIISAKTKGKLTWATYSPDVKFEGKSVVRFLDICLHNGNAVNTGGNAATGKPSVALTYGSDDKCPICGNPAGHELKSDERSEKAAQKLYKRCPPHKLVRDQKKGYMAGVLRCRHPKTGKTVFLQLHSGPTEIKKFILKPKPPEPIEWKSLGGQKIHVDRSPEFKGPPAGSCAAQKLVSEARRLGLEIKSMTEFWVGPTNEEGRRDGHHYESCPTCKKLLPALLCPQQGNGTTTVELKTN; encoded by the coding sequence ATGAGTCTCGTCTTCGTCAACGGGCGCATGGCGCTCAACGCGGGGGATGGGCAGACCCAGACATGCCCGGTGCCTGACGTGTGCAAGACGCCCTCGCCGGGAGGCCCGGTGCCGGTACCCTACGTCAACGTGGCGCGGGACTCGGACCTGGCCAAGGGAACCAAGAAGGTGTCGATCGAGGGGCACCCCGTGGCCCTCAGTAACTCCAACCTGAGCACCAGTACGGGAGATGAGGCGGGCACCGCGGGGGGCGGCATCATCTCCGCCAAGACAAAGGGCAAGTTGACGTGGGCCACCTATAGCCCGGACGTGAAGTTCGAGGGCAAGAGCGTCGTCCGCTTCCTCGACATCTGCCTGCACAACGGCAATGCGGTCAACACGGGAGGCAACGCCGCCACCGGCAAGCCCAGCGTCGCTCTGACGTATGGCTCGGACGACAAGTGCCCCATTTGCGGCAACCCGGCGGGGCATGAGCTGAAATCGGACGAGCGCAGCGAAAAGGCGGCCCAGAAACTCTACAAAAGATGCCCTCCGCACAAGCTCGTCCGTGACCAGAAGAAAGGTTACATGGCCGGCGTGCTGCGCTGCCGGCATCCCAAAACTGGGAAAACGGTCTTCCTGCAGTTGCATTCTGGCCCCACTGAAATCAAGAAGTTCATTTTGAAGCCCAAGCCACCTGAGCCCATCGAGTGGAAGAGCCTTGGCGGTCAGAAGATCCACGTAGACCGCAGTCCCGAATTCAAAGGCCCTCCTGCCGGCAGTTGCGCGGCTCAAAAACTCGTTTCCGAGGCCAGGAGATTGGGACTTGAAATCAAATCCATGACGGAGTTCTGGGTGGGCCCTACCAACGAGGAGGGTCGACGTGACGGCCACCACTACGAGTCCTGTCCAACCTGCAAGAAGCTCCTCCCTGCCCTTCTGTGTCCACAGCAGGGCAATGGAACGACAACCGTCGAGCTGAAGACCAACTGA
- a CDS encoding SMI1/KNR4 family protein, translated as MSTKSTETRMQTVVQAITQYHPSFADEIRGCVPAEISQLQATVGRPLPASYVEFLQLMGHSTGPLQLFQDSDVFSFGPVLAYHSNKNIPRPPERYVLFGLAEDDPYFDFYLDCGGLEPQVVRFPTPETAEEFPKIISQLDWLASSLYEFVFSKAFFRFHVSRFPQRGSLAENPEARIKLEQEQAELPLKRLGFTRHPQSSAAVAYYERPTCTVVLSRSRLTSSPLLFSLAAYDRRELLKVSDVLAQQLHLIVPG; from the coding sequence ATGTCTACCAAGAGCACAGAGACCAGAATGCAGACAGTGGTTCAAGCCATCACCCAGTATCATCCATCCTTCGCCGACGAAATCCGAGGGTGCGTTCCCGCCGAAATTTCTCAACTCCAAGCGACCGTCGGACGGCCCCTCCCTGCTTCCTACGTCGAGTTCCTGCAGCTCATGGGGCACAGCACCGGGCCGCTGCAACTGTTCCAGGATTCTGACGTCTTCTCCTTCGGACCTGTTCTTGCGTATCACTCCAATAAAAACATACCGCGCCCGCCAGAGCGGTATGTGCTGTTCGGTCTCGCGGAAGATGATCCCTATTTCGATTTCTACCTGGATTGCGGCGGCCTGGAACCCCAGGTTGTCCGGTTTCCGACGCCAGAGACCGCTGAGGAGTTTCCCAAGATCATCAGCCAGTTGGACTGGTTGGCTTCTTCTCTCTACGAATTCGTTTTCTCCAAGGCCTTCTTCCGCTTCCACGTTTCGCGTTTTCCGCAGAGGGGTTCTCTTGCCGAGAACCCTGAGGCTCGCATCAAGCTCGAACAGGAACAAGCTGAGTTGCCGCTAAAGAGACTGGGTTTCACGCGGCATCCGCAGTCGAGCGCTGCCGTGGCGTACTACGAACGTCCAACTTGCACAGTTGTACTCAGCCGAAGCCGCCTCACGAGCTCACCTTTACTATTTTCCCTTGCTGCCTACGATCGGCGAGAGTTGCTCAAGGTCTCGGATGTCCTAGCGCAGCAACTCCACCTCATCGTACCTGGGTAA
- a CDS encoding LysR family transcriptional regulator — translation MNTEQLKAFVQVAREGRLTVAAKQLGVSQPGLSRQLQALETELGVRLLVRAPGGVVLTDAGERFLPHARRALEALSVGTAELGALTSTPRGTVSLGALQSVGTYLLPELVRAFKGRYPEVLPRLSEGQHDELEGRVASGELDLCIVNLPLRRVDLMAQKLWEEELVLAVPRGHRLARLKRPVELTEVVEEPLVVIPGMSGTYALEAACEGKGVKPRVAVEMDSAEGLRRMVERGLGVALLPALMTRDHASREFDVVEVKKGGPRRQVALVHRGEEYLTAAARALKTFIVDALRRSGQG, via the coding sequence ATGAACACGGAACAGCTCAAGGCCTTCGTGCAGGTGGCACGGGAGGGACGCCTGACGGTGGCGGCGAAGCAGCTGGGGGTATCGCAGCCGGGGCTGTCGAGACAGCTGCAGGCGTTGGAGACGGAGCTGGGGGTGCGCCTGCTCGTCCGGGCGCCGGGCGGGGTGGTGCTGACGGACGCGGGGGAGCGCTTCCTGCCGCACGCGAGACGAGCGCTGGAGGCGCTGTCGGTGGGGACGGCGGAGCTCGGAGCGCTGACGTCGACGCCCCGGGGAACGGTGTCACTGGGGGCGCTGCAATCGGTGGGGACATACCTGCTGCCGGAGCTGGTGCGGGCCTTCAAGGGCCGCTACCCGGAGGTCCTGCCACGACTGAGCGAGGGTCAGCACGACGAGCTGGAGGGGAGGGTAGCGAGCGGCGAGTTGGATCTATGCATCGTGAACCTGCCGTTGAGACGGGTGGACCTGATGGCGCAGAAGTTGTGGGAGGAGGAGCTGGTGCTGGCGGTACCGCGAGGACACCGGCTGGCGAGGCTGAAGCGGCCCGTGGAGCTGACGGAGGTGGTGGAGGAGCCGCTGGTGGTGATTCCGGGCATGTCGGGCACGTACGCGCTGGAGGCGGCGTGTGAGGGAAAGGGCGTGAAGCCCCGGGTGGCGGTGGAGATGGACAGCGCCGAGGGGTTGAGACGGATGGTGGAGCGGGGACTGGGAGTGGCGCTGCTGCCGGCACTGATGACGCGAGACCACGCCTCGCGGGAGTTCGACGTGGTGGAGGTGAAGAAGGGAGGGCCGAGACGCCAGGTGGCCCTGGTGCACCGGGGCGAGGAGTACCTCACGGCGGCGGCCCGGGCGCTCAAGACGTTCATCGTGGACGCACTGCGCCGGTCCGGGCAGGGATGA